One genomic region from Nostoc sphaeroides encodes:
- a CDS encoding site-specific integrase, with protein MLEKELQESFGDFTPPASTDGSYLGTQIQMKATRYHLEQKFENDLVDVKSRLKAGKVKVGLVVVGGTIQLQASLPLKPEDTDLKGTRSKQYKISLNIPANLDGLKTAEEEAQELGKLIARKQFEWTDKYLGKTANKVDSQPKTIGEILEEFETEYFKTHKLTEKSKHTFSYYTSYLKRLVGIDTILTQVAIDKKIAELNNEYARYSAIKSLKVLKSTLNLTSFTLEGIKNTQPKSQHRDIPSDEDVVKYYQLFEKYALSRRSTIKKDCLQSWKMWQWVYGMLATYGLRPRELFVNPEISWWFNPENKDNTWKVHPDTKTGYREALPLHPEWVDLFDLKNLECLELLNIQVSGKTSFTDINTIRVNCSSWFRRVDIPFTPYDLRHAWAIRAHIMGVPIKAAADNLGHSVEIHTEIYQKWFSLENRKKVIKLAVDKKDNVEALKEENEQLKAEIKQLRETLAKYQIAEVLS; from the coding sequence ATGTTAGAAAAAGAGTTACAAGAAAGTTTCGGCGATTTCACGCCGCCAGCATCTACCGATGGCAGCTATTTAGGAACGCAGATACAAATGAAAGCTACTCGGTATCACCTGGAACAGAAATTTGAGAATGATTTGGTAGATGTCAAATCTCGGTTAAAGGCAGGTAAAGTTAAAGTTGGACTTGTGGTGGTAGGGGGAACTATCCAGTTACAGGCATCTCTCCCTTTGAAGCCTGAAGATACTGATCTTAAGGGAACTAGAAGCAAGCAATATAAGATTTCCCTGAATATCCCCGCCAATTTAGATGGGCTGAAGACGGCTGAAGAAGAGGCACAGGAATTAGGTAAACTGATAGCCCGTAAGCAGTTTGAATGGACTGATAAATATTTGGGTAAAACGGCTAATAAGGTAGATTCTCAGCCTAAGACTATCGGTGAGATATTAGAAGAGTTTGAAACTGAATATTTTAAAACTCATAAGCTGACAGAAAAAAGTAAGCATACCTTTTCTTATTACACCAGTTATCTAAAAAGGCTTGTAGGGATAGATACTATTTTAACTCAGGTAGCGATAGATAAAAAAATTGCCGAGTTAAATAATGAGTATGCAAGATACAGTGCTATTAAAAGTTTGAAGGTATTAAAATCAACGCTAAACCTAACTAGCTTTACTCTGGAAGGAATCAAAAATACACAACCAAAAAGTCAACATAGAGATATTCCTAGTGATGAGGATGTAGTTAAATATTATCAATTGTTTGAAAAATACGCATTATCTAGACGATCAACAATTAAAAAGGATTGTTTGCAAAGTTGGAAGATGTGGCAATGGGTGTATGGAATGCTAGCTACTTATGGTTTACGCCCAAGAGAGTTATTTGTAAATCCTGAGATTAGTTGGTGGTTTAATCCTGAAAATAAAGATAATACTTGGAAAGTACATCCTGATACTAAAACTGGTTATCGGGAAGCTTTGCCGCTACATCCTGAATGGGTGGATTTGTTTGATTTAAAGAATTTAGAATGCTTGGAACTTTTGAATATTCAGGTTTCTGGTAAAACCAGTTTTACGGATATCAACACGATTAGGGTGAATTGTTCATCTTGGTTTAGACGTGTAGATATTCCCTTTACACCTTATGATTTGCGTCATGCGTGGGCAATCCGAGCGCATATTATGGGAGTACCAATTAAGGCTGCGGCTGATAATCTGGGGCATTCTGTAGAGATTCATACAGAAATTTATCAAAAGTGGTTTAGTTTAGAAAATCGGAAAAAGGTAATTAAGCTGGCTGTAGATAAAAAGGATAATGTGGAGGCTTTGAAGGAGGAGAATGAACAGTTAAAGGCTGAGATAAAACAGTTAAGGGAAACTTTAGCTAAATATCAAATAGCCGAGGTGTTGAGTTAA
- the nifU gene encoding Fe-S cluster assembly protein NifU, producing MWDYTDKVLELFYDPKNQGEIEETGEAGVKVATGEIGSIACGDALRLHLKVEVESDKILDARFQTFGCTSAIASSSALTEMVKGLTLDEALKVSNKDIADYLGGLPEAKMHCSVMGQEALEAAIYNYRGIPLATHDDDDEGALVCSCFGISESKIRRVILENHLTDAEQVTNYVKAGGGCGSCLANIDDIIRSVQQEYASPALNNYGVQVATEIVTSKQRALTNVQKIALIQKVLDEEVRPVLIADGGDVELYDVEGDRVKVVLQGACGSCSSSTATLKIAIEARLQDRVSKSLVVEAV from the coding sequence ATGTGGGACTACACCGATAAAGTATTAGAACTGTTTTACGATCCCAAGAATCAGGGAGAAATTGAAGAAACGGGCGAAGCTGGAGTTAAGGTTGCAACGGGTGAAATCGGCAGCATTGCTTGCGGCGATGCTCTGAGATTGCACCTGAAAGTGGAAGTAGAATCTGATAAGATTCTAGATGCTCGCTTTCAAACCTTTGGTTGTACTAGTGCGATCGCATCTTCTAGTGCATTAACCGAAATGGTCAAAGGTTTAACTTTAGATGAAGCTTTGAAAGTGTCCAATAAAGACATTGCAGATTACCTGGGTGGTTTACCAGAAGCAAAGATGCATTGCTCTGTGATGGGACAAGAAGCGCTAGAAGCCGCTATCTATAATTATCGTGGCATACCTCTAGCTACCCACGATGATGATGATGAAGGTGCATTAGTTTGCAGTTGCTTTGGCATCAGCGAATCTAAGATTCGTCGCGTGATTCTAGAAAATCATCTCACGGATGCCGAGCAAGTAACAAATTATGTAAAAGCTGGTGGCGGATGCGGTTCCTGTCTGGCGAACATTGATGATATTATTAGATCAGTTCAACAGGAATACGCCTCACCTGCTCTCAACAATTACGGCGTACAAGTTGCCACAGAAATTGTTACATCTAAGCAACGAGCGCTAACAAACGTGCAAAAGATTGCTCTAATTCAAAAAGTTCTTGATGAAGAAGTCAGACCCGTACTGATTGCAGACGGGGGAGACGTAGAACTCTATGATGTAGAAGGCGATCGCGTTAAAGTTGTGCTGCAAGGTGCTTGTGGTTCCTGTTCTAGTAGTACAGCAACTCTGAAAATTGCGATCGAAGCCAGATTACAAGATCGTGTCAGCAAGAGCCTTGTAGTCGAAGCAGTTTAG
- a CDS encoding group 1 truncated hemoglobin gives MSTLYDNIGGQPAIEQVVDELHKRIATDSLLAPVFAGTDMAKQRNHLVAFLAQIFEGPKQYGGRPMDKTHAGLNLQQPHFDAIAKHLGEAMAVRGVSAENTKAALDRVTNMKGAILNK, from the coding sequence ATGAGCACATTGTACGACAACATTGGTGGACAACCGGCTATTGAACAAGTAGTAGATGAACTCCACAAACGCATTGCTACAGACAGCCTCCTCGCTCCCGTTTTTGCTGGTACAGACATGGCGAAGCAACGCAATCATCTAGTTGCTTTCTTAGCTCAAATATTTGAGGGGCCAAAGCAATACGGCGGTCGTCCAATGGACAAAACCCACGCAGGATTGAATCTACAGCAACCACACTTCGATGCGATCGCCAAGCATCTCGGTGAAGCAATGGCTGTGCGTGGAGTGTCAGCAGAAAATACCAAAGCTGCACTAGATCGCGTCACAAATATGAAGGGCGCTATTTTGAACAAGTAA
- the nifH gene encoding nitrogenase iron protein produces the protein MTDENIRQIAFYGKGGIGKSTTSQNTLAAMAEMGQRILIVGCDPKADSTRLMLHSKAQTTVLHLAAERGAVEDIEIEEVMLTGFRNVRCVESGGPEPGVGCAGRGIITAINFLEENGAYQDLDFVSYDVLGDVVCGGFAMPIREGKAQEIYIVTSGEMMAMYAANNIARGVLKYAHTGGVRLGGLICNSRNTDREIELIETLAKRLNTQMIHYVPRDNIVQHAELRRMTVNEYAPESNQANEYRILAQKIIDNKNLAIPTPIEMEELEELLIEFGILESDENAAKLVGKTAAEAPVS, from the coding sequence ATGACAGACGAAAACATAAGACAGATAGCTTTCTACGGTAAAGGCGGTATCGGTAAATCTACCACCTCTCAAAATACCTTGGCAGCTATGGCAGAAATGGGTCAACGCATCCTCATCGTCGGTTGCGACCCTAAAGCTGACTCCACCCGTTTGATGCTGCACAGCAAAGCTCAAACAACCGTTCTTCACCTCGCCGCAGAACGTGGTGCAGTAGAAGATATCGAAATCGAAGAAGTAATGTTAACCGGTTTCCGTAACGTTCGTTGCGTAGAATCTGGTGGGCCAGAACCCGGTGTAGGTTGCGCCGGTCGTGGTATTATCACCGCCATCAACTTCTTAGAAGAAAATGGTGCTTACCAAGACCTAGACTTCGTATCTTACGACGTATTAGGTGACGTTGTGTGTGGTGGTTTCGCAATGCCAATCCGCGAAGGTAAGGCACAAGAAATCTACATCGTTACATCAGGTGAAATGATGGCGATGTATGCAGCTAACAACATCGCTCGTGGTGTTCTTAAGTATGCTCACACCGGTGGCGTGCGCTTGGGTGGTTTGATTTGTAACAGCCGTAACACAGACCGAGAAATCGAATTGATCGAAACCTTGGCAAAACGGTTGAACACCCAAATGATTCACTACGTACCCCGTGACAACATTGTTCAACACGCAGAATTGCGCCGGATGACTGTTAACGAGTACGCACCCGAAAGCAACCAAGCTAACGAATATCGGATTTTGGCTCAAAAAATTATCGACAACAAAAATCTAGCTATTCCTACACCCATCGAAATGGAAGAACTAGAAGAATTGTTGATTGAATTCGGTATTCTCGAAAGCGACGAAAATGCTGCCAAGTTAGTTGGTAAGACTGCTGCTGAAGCTCCTGTATCATAA